The following coding sequences lie in one Verrucomicrobiales bacterium genomic window:
- a CDS encoding sulfatase has product MKRLFIVLALLACASAPAADKPNIIFIFSDDHAQHAISAYGSKVNHTPHIDRLAKEGARFTRSFCINSICTPSRATLLTGQYSHVNGVPVFNRFDGGRDHVAKHLQKGGYHTGMIGKWHLGSDPTGFDRWLVLPGQGAYWNPVFLAPGRKLTLEGHCTDITTELGLEFIRTRPQDKPFFLMLHQKAPHRAWQPTQRHIEMFKDRAIPEPATLFDDYATRPTALLTNEQTIARDLTRRDLKLTPPADLKDSDLNKWLDTSPTELEIDGKTLTGRELVQWKYQKYMRDYLGCVQGVDDSVGQVLDYLDTTGLARNTIVIYSSDNGWFLGDLGLYDKRFMYEPGLNVPLLARGPGIKVGATPAQFVSNLDLAPTFLDLAGLPVPEFMQGRSLAPLLRGEAPKDWRTSVYYRYYHSPGHHNTVAHLGVRTATHKLIHYWKPDVYELFDLTKDPTEQRNLLHSASDATRPEVAAQFAELKAEIVRLQKQFNDDGRYADPATWPKGPVDGPFDDKPSSGRKTVAEAIALSVSE; this is encoded by the coding sequence ATGAAACGCCTGTTCATCGTTCTCGCGCTCCTCGCCTGTGCCTCCGCGCCCGCGGCGGACAAGCCTAACATCATTTTCATCTTCTCAGACGATCACGCGCAGCACGCCATCTCCGCGTACGGGTCGAAGGTCAACCACACGCCTCACATCGACCGGCTCGCGAAAGAAGGCGCGCGTTTCACACGATCCTTCTGCATCAATTCCATTTGCACACCCAGCCGCGCCACCCTGCTCACCGGGCAGTACTCGCACGTCAACGGCGTGCCCGTCTTCAACCGCTTCGATGGCGGGCGCGATCACGTCGCGAAACATCTTCAAAAGGGCGGCTATCACACCGGCATGATCGGCAAGTGGCATCTTGGCAGCGACCCCACTGGCTTCGACCGGTGGCTGGTGCTGCCCGGCCAGGGCGCTTACTGGAACCCCGTCTTCCTGGCGCCGGGACGCAAGCTCACCCTCGAAGGCCACTGCACGGACATCACCACGGAGTTGGGTCTGGAATTCATCAGGACCCGACCCCAGGACAAGCCATTCTTCCTCATGCTCCATCAAAAGGCGCCCCATCGCGCGTGGCAGCCAACCCAGCGCCATATTGAGATGTTCAAGGATAGGGCCATTCCCGAGCCGGCGACCCTCTTCGATGACTACGCCACGCGCCCGACCGCGCTGCTCACCAACGAGCAGACCATCGCGCGCGACCTCACACGCCGCGACCTCAAGCTCACCCCGCCCGCCGACTTAAAAGACTCAGATCTGAACAAGTGGCTGGATACGAGTCCCACCGAGCTGGAAATCGACGGCAAGACGCTGACCGGACGCGAACTGGTGCAGTGGAAGTACCAGAAGTACATGCGCGACTACCTCGGCTGCGTGCAGGGCGTGGATGACAGCGTGGGCCAGGTGCTCGATTACCTCGACACGACCGGTCTGGCGAGGAACACCATCGTCATCTACTCCTCCGACAACGGCTGGTTCCTCGGCGATCTCGGTCTCTACGACAAGCGTTTCATGTATGAGCCGGGCCTCAATGTCCCGCTCTTGGCCCGCGGTCCGGGCATCAAGGTCGGGGCCACCCCGGCGCAATTCGTTTCCAACCTCGACCTTGCGCCCACGTTTCTCGACCTCGCCGGGCTGCCCGTGCCGGAGTTCATGCAAGGCCGCTCGCTTGCGCCGCTGCTCCGCGGCGAAGCGCCGAAGGACTGGCGCACGTCGGTTTACTACCGCTATTACCATTCGCCGGGCCACCACAACACCGTCGCCCACCTCGGCGTCCGCACGGCCACGCACAAGCTCATCCACTACTGGAAGCCGGATGTGTACGAGCTGTTCGACCTCACGAAAGACCCCACCGAGCAGCGGAATCTCCTCCACTCCGCTTCCGACGCAACGCGCCCGGAAGTCGCCGCCCAGTTTGCCGAGTTGAAAGCCGAGATCGTCCGCCTGCAAAAACAGTTCAACGACGACGGACGCTACGCCGACCCCGCGACGTGGCCTAAAGGACCCGTGGACGGCCCCTTTGACGATAAACCGTCCAGCGGGAGAAAGACCGTTGCCGAAGCCATCGCTCTCTCCGTCTCTGAGTGA
- a CDS encoding homocysteine S-methyltransferase family protein: MVNSGLLLLDGATGTELNRRGVDTDLPMWSANALTTDAGVDVLRQIHLDYLNAGADILTANTFRTHRRALIGQGHAARELTRRAVATAQEAVVQSGLPAQVAGSVAPLEDCYRPDLVPPDDECCAEHSERIRDLVDAGVDLLLIETMNSIREAVIAAQVATMTGRPTFVSFVCDRDGRILSGESLAAAAGLLLPLGVKALGVNCGAAHTLAKPLAELRAACGPDFPLIAYGNIGYADEAQGWINTDAVNPDSYWQCAQTWPAQIVGGCCGTTPEHIRQLRERAKITSAFGGSAAS, encoded by the coding sequence ATGGTGAATAGTGGACTACTCTTGCTTGATGGGGCAACTGGCACGGAGCTGAACCGGCGCGGGGTGGACACCGACCTGCCAATGTGGTCGGCGAATGCGCTCACCACGGATGCCGGTGTGGATGTGTTGCGCCAGATCCATCTGGACTATCTGAACGCGGGCGCGGATATCCTGACCGCCAACACCTTTCGAACGCATCGCCGCGCACTGATTGGCCAAGGGCACGCCGCGCGCGAACTGACCAGGCGAGCTGTGGCGACCGCCCAGGAAGCTGTCGTTCAATCGGGTCTGCCTGCACAAGTGGCGGGGTCGGTGGCTCCGCTGGAAGATTGTTATCGTCCCGACCTGGTTCCGCCTGATGACGAATGCTGCGCCGAGCATTCCGAGCGCATCCGTGATCTCGTGGATGCGGGCGTTGATCTCCTGTTGATCGAGACGATGAATTCGATTCGGGAGGCCGTCATCGCGGCCCAAGTGGCGACGATGACTGGCCGGCCGACCTTCGTCAGTTTTGTGTGCGACCGCGACGGTCGAATCCTGTCTGGCGAGTCGCTGGCGGCTGCCGCTGGCCTGTTGTTACCGCTGGGGGTGAAGGCCCTGGGCGTCAACTGCGGTGCGGCTCACACGCTGGCCAAGCCGCTGGCCGAGTTGCGGGCGGCCTGTGGCCCTGATTTTCCGCTGATCGCCTATGGCAACATTGGCTATGCCGACGAGGCGCAAGGCTGGATCAACACGGATGCCGTCAACCCGGATAGTTACTGGCAATGTGCTCAGACGTGGCCGGCGCAAATTGTGGGCGGGTGTTGTGGCACCACACCGGAGCATATTCGCCAGCTAAGGGAGCGAGCGAAAATAACTTCGGCTTTTGGCGGGAGCGCTGCGTCTTAA